The proteins below come from a single Crossiella sp. CA-258035 genomic window:
- a CDS encoding nitric oxide synthase oxygenase — MPLETGVRAGGGEGVDVDEAEDFLRLFHAENPQAGPVEPRLSAVRAEIALRGTYLHTPDELVFGARVAWRNSARCIGRLYWRSLAVRDLRQVTNAADVAAECVEHLRLATNAGRVRPVMTVFAPDTPEQPGPCVWNEQLVRYAGYRDAFGNVVGDPRYAGFTGAVTELGWRPPTQRSPFDLLPLAVETAHEGVRLFPVPRDVVMEVPLEHPDLPWFTDLSLRWHAVPAISNMRLSIGGVSYPAAPFNGWYMGTEIGARNLADADRYDMLPEIGERLGLDTSSEATLWRDRALVEINRAVLHSYASAGVTITDHHTESERFLTHLKREEKAGRTCPADWSWIVPPMSGSLTPVFHRYYETEHLRPEFVLDPDAAHRGQHGAPHRFPAAPDVAAAARRGLFAAFRRRLSG; from the coding sequence ATGCCCCTGGAGACGGGGGTGCGGGCGGGTGGTGGCGAGGGTGTCGACGTCGACGAGGCGGAGGACTTCCTCCGGCTCTTCCACGCCGAGAATCCCCAGGCCGGGCCGGTGGAGCCCCGGCTCTCCGCGGTCCGGGCCGAGATCGCCCTTCGCGGCACCTACCTGCACACTCCCGACGAGCTCGTCTTCGGCGCGCGGGTCGCCTGGCGCAACAGCGCCCGGTGCATCGGCCGCCTGTACTGGCGCAGCCTGGCCGTGCGCGACCTGCGGCAGGTCACCAACGCCGCGGACGTCGCCGCCGAGTGCGTCGAGCACCTGCGCCTTGCCACCAACGCCGGCCGCGTCCGGCCCGTGATGACCGTGTTCGCGCCGGACACCCCCGAGCAGCCCGGCCCGTGCGTCTGGAACGAGCAGCTGGTCCGCTACGCGGGCTACCGGGACGCCTTCGGCAACGTGGTCGGCGATCCGCGCTACGCCGGGTTCACCGGGGCGGTGACCGAGCTGGGCTGGCGGCCGCCGACCCAGCGCAGCCCGTTCGACCTGCTGCCGCTGGCGGTGGAGACCGCGCACGAGGGGGTGCGGCTGTTCCCGGTGCCCAGGGACGTGGTCATGGAGGTGCCGCTGGAGCATCCCGACCTGCCCTGGTTCACCGACCTGAGCCTGCGCTGGCACGCGGTCCCGGCGATCAGCAACATGCGGCTGTCCATCGGCGGCGTCTCCTACCCGGCCGCCCCGTTCAACGGCTGGTACATGGGCACCGAGATCGGCGCGCGCAACCTCGCCGACGCCGACCGCTACGACATGCTGCCGGAGATCGGCGAGCGCCTCGGCCTGGACACCAGCTCGGAGGCAACGCTGTGGCGGGACCGGGCGCTGGTGGAGATCAACCGGGCGGTGCTGCACTCCTACGCCTCGGCCGGGGTCACCATCACCGACCACCACACCGAGTCCGAGCGCTTCCTCACCCACCTCAAGAGGGAGGAGAAGGCGGGGCGGACCTGCCCCGCGGACTGGAGCTGGATCGTTCCCCCGATGTCCGGCTCGCTGACCCCGGTTTTCCACCGCTACTACGAGACCGAGCACCTGCGCCCGGAGTTCGTGCTCGACCCCGACGCGGCGCACCGGGGCCAGCACGGCGCCCCGCACCGCTTCCCGGCCGCGCCGGATGTGGCGGCCGCGGCCAGGCGTGGGTTGTTTGCCGCTTTCCGACGACGGTTGAGCGGCTGA
- a CDS encoding DedA family protein → MGFITEALESIAGLPKPAVLIATGLLTFGECAIGLGFIVPGDTGLLVAATTVKTVPFFLTMWVVMTICAAAGDSVGYLLGRKFGVKLRNTKLVAKMGAENWDKATDLIRRRGAWAVFFARFLPVVRTLTPAAAGTSGLAYRKFLPASIIGATLWSLLHIGIGAGLGEAAKRVEGVLGTASWVLLAVLAIVITIVVLRKRAKSKAEAAAKAEPQLETAS, encoded by the coding sequence ATGGGGTTCATCACCGAGGCGCTGGAGTCGATCGCCGGCCTGCCCAAGCCAGCCGTGCTCATCGCGACCGGCCTGCTGACCTTCGGCGAGTGCGCCATCGGCCTGGGCTTCATCGTCCCCGGCGACACCGGCCTGCTGGTCGCCGCGACCACGGTCAAGACGGTCCCGTTCTTCCTCACCATGTGGGTGGTCATGACCATCTGCGCCGCCGCCGGCGACTCGGTCGGCTACCTGCTGGGCCGCAAGTTCGGCGTCAAGCTCAGGAACACCAAGCTCGTCGCCAAGATGGGCGCGGAGAACTGGGACAAGGCAACAGACCTCATCCGCCGCCGCGGCGCCTGGGCCGTCTTCTTCGCCCGCTTCCTCCCCGTCGTCAGAACTCTCACCCCAGCCGCCGCCGGCACCTCCGGCCTGGCCTACCGCAAGTTCCTCCCCGCCAGCATCATCGGCGCCACCCTGTGGTCCCTGCTGCACATCGGCATCGGCGCGGGCCTGGGCGAGGCGGCCAAGCGGGTCGAGGGCGTGCTGGGCACCGCCAGCTGGGTCCTGCTGGCCGTCCTGGCGATCGTGATCACCATCGTGGTGCTCCGCAAGCGCGCCAAGTCCAAGGCCGAGGCCGCCGCGAAGGCCGAACCCCAGCTGGAAACCGCGAGCTGA
- a CDS encoding BTAD domain-containing putative transcriptional regulator — protein sequence MAGRGVEFRLLGPVEIVLSGRSAPVEAAKHRTLLACLVLRAGQRVEATELVGYLWDDEDRPAHPRGALHTYVRRLRHLLGAGLISTVAGGYRLAAEPEAADAHRFRQLLHTARQTADPAERAAVLHSALALWRGPALADITSAALRRDYGDPLDTERLDALALRFDTELAMGRHESLVPDLWKATAEHPLREEFWHQLMLALYRTQRQAEALETYQRAADVLRQELGVEPSARLRELRQSVLTNDPALAAPAPMTTAVAAWQPVCQLPPDIGDFVGRDRLGHRVAEQLRRGRPVLVSGPPGVGKTALAVRVGHRLRADFPDGQLHVNLHGYATEAALRPTDVLARFLRGLGVPPAQIPLEQEQQAELFRSVLRGRRVLVLLDNASAAEQVLPLLPAEPGCAALITSRNQLPGLGLTVTLDALRHEDALALLTRTLGSAEPEALDELAELCAHLPLALRIAAANLAETTGTCLANRVRQISGGNRLTSLAIDGDPEAAVQQAFGRSYRTLLPEHQRLFRFLGLVPGPDFTAASAAALIGVPERHAASLLEELATANLVQRQEDGRFQLHDLIRLYAEHRCHAEESAESRDAAFQRWFDFYLYGADRATELLYREVSRTRLDDPPPGTGPSGFPDHRAARHWFDLERPNLVAATLRAAEESRDDRAWRLADTLRGYFQHARLLNDWLTTTEAGLRSAIRLEDPIAQACMHHGLGVLHWFLGQQDTSMEHLDLARADLADSPEQVRLANVIANQGINHVDRRDHRQAIRCYRQALEMYVALGDEYRQVPLLSNFGIVLRELGQLDTARNCYLRALEIARRRGLANSEAVLHNNLGFVLWDLGDPEGALARLHEALAVFDRMGGRYGELNTLIGLAAVHTELGALDRAEDLVAEAVTRAESSADHKELAHGHNVFGVVTRERQRFHLAVAHHHQALELSRDTGYAQFETDALLGLADTHHAMGEPRLALDHALAALTLAAEVGYGVRLGQAHTSLARIHLDLGELPTARAHAAKALASHRKTGHRPGEERTVEVLAQIAEAERES from the coding sequence ATGGCTGGTCGCGGCGTGGAGTTCCGGCTGCTCGGACCGGTGGAGATCGTCCTGTCCGGACGGTCCGCACCGGTGGAGGCGGCGAAGCATCGAACCCTCTTGGCGTGCCTGGTGTTGCGGGCCGGGCAACGGGTCGAGGCCACGGAGCTGGTCGGTTACCTGTGGGATGACGAGGACCGTCCCGCACATCCGCGCGGGGCCCTGCACACCTATGTGCGCAGGCTGCGACATCTGCTCGGCGCGGGGCTGATCAGCACCGTGGCCGGCGGCTACCGGCTGGCGGCCGAGCCGGAGGCCGCCGACGCGCACCGCTTCCGGCAGCTGCTGCACACCGCCCGGCAGACCGCGGACCCGGCCGAACGCGCCGCCGTCCTGCACTCCGCGCTGGCCCTGTGGCGCGGCCCGGCGCTGGCCGACATCACCTCGGCCGCGCTGCGCCGCGACTACGGCGACCCGCTGGACACCGAACGGCTGGACGCCCTGGCGCTGCGCTTCGACACCGAGCTGGCCATGGGCAGGCACGAGTCACTGGTGCCGGACCTGTGGAAAGCGACCGCCGAGCACCCGCTGCGCGAGGAGTTCTGGCACCAGCTGATGCTCGCCCTTTACCGCACCCAGCGCCAGGCCGAGGCGCTGGAGACCTACCAGCGGGCCGCGGACGTGCTGCGCCAAGAGCTCGGCGTCGAACCCAGCGCCCGCCTGCGCGAGCTGCGCCAGTCGGTGCTGACCAACGACCCGGCCCTGGCCGCGCCCGCGCCGATGACAACCGCGGTCGCCGCCTGGCAGCCCGTCTGTCAACTCCCGCCGGACATCGGTGACTTCGTCGGCAGGGACCGCCTCGGCCACCGCGTCGCCGAACAGCTGCGCCGCGGCCGCCCGGTGCTGGTCTCCGGCCCGCCAGGGGTGGGCAAGACCGCGCTCGCGGTCCGGGTCGGCCACCGGCTGCGCGCGGACTTCCCGGACGGCCAGCTGCACGTGAACCTGCACGGCTACGCCACCGAGGCCGCCCTGCGCCCCACCGACGTGCTGGCCCGGTTCCTGCGCGGGCTGGGCGTGCCGCCGGCGCAGATCCCGCTGGAACAGGAGCAGCAGGCGGAGCTGTTCCGCTCGGTGCTGCGCGGGCGACGGGTGCTGGTGCTGCTGGACAACGCGTCGGCGGCGGAGCAGGTGCTGCCGCTGCTCCCGGCCGAACCGGGCTGCGCGGCCCTGATCACCAGCCGCAACCAGCTCCCCGGCCTCGGCCTGACGGTCACCCTGGACGCGCTGCGGCACGAGGACGCGCTGGCACTGCTCACCCGCACGCTGGGTTCGGCGGAGCCGGAAGCGCTGGATGAGCTCGCCGAGCTGTGCGCGCACCTGCCGCTGGCACTGCGGATCGCGGCGGCGAACCTGGCCGAGACGACCGGAACCTGCCTGGCCAACCGGGTACGGCAGATCAGCGGCGGGAACCGGTTGACCTCGCTGGCGATCGACGGGGATCCGGAGGCCGCCGTCCAGCAGGCGTTCGGCCGCTCCTACCGGACCCTGTTGCCGGAGCACCAGCGACTGTTCCGGTTCCTGGGGCTGGTGCCCGGACCGGACTTCACCGCGGCGTCCGCGGCGGCGCTGATCGGTGTGCCCGAGCGGCACGCGGCCTCGCTGCTGGAAGAGCTGGCCACGGCGAACCTGGTGCAGCGACAGGAGGACGGCCGGTTCCAGCTGCACGACCTGATCCGCCTCTACGCCGAACACCGTTGCCACGCCGAGGAATCAGCCGAGTCCAGGGACGCGGCGTTCCAGCGCTGGTTCGACTTCTACCTCTACGGCGCGGACCGGGCCACCGAGCTGCTGTACCGGGAGGTGTCCCGGACCAGGCTGGACGATCCACCGCCCGGCACCGGCCCGAGCGGCTTCCCCGACCACCGCGCCGCGCGGCACTGGTTCGACCTGGAGCGGCCGAACCTGGTGGCCGCCACGCTGCGCGCGGCGGAGGAGTCCAGGGACGACCGCGCGTGGCGGCTGGCCGACACGCTGCGCGGCTACTTCCAGCACGCCAGGCTGCTCAACGACTGGCTGACCACGACCGAAGCCGGGCTGCGCAGCGCGATCCGGCTGGAGGACCCGATCGCACAGGCGTGCATGCACCACGGGCTCGGCGTGCTGCACTGGTTCCTCGGTCAGCAGGACACCTCGATGGAGCACCTGGACCTGGCGCGGGCCGACCTGGCGGACAGCCCGGAACAGGTGCGGCTGGCCAACGTGATCGCCAACCAGGGCATCAACCACGTGGACCGGCGGGATCACCGGCAGGCGATCCGCTGCTACCGGCAGGCGCTGGAGATGTACGTGGCGCTCGGCGACGAGTACCGGCAGGTGCCGCTGCTGAGCAACTTCGGCATCGTGCTGCGCGAGCTCGGTCAGCTGGACACCGCGCGGAACTGCTACCTGCGCGCGCTGGAGATCGCGCGCAGGCGGGGTCTGGCCAACTCCGAGGCGGTGCTGCACAACAACCTCGGCTTCGTCCTGTGGGATCTGGGCGATCCCGAGGGGGCGCTCGCCAGGCTGCACGAGGCGTTGGCGGTCTTCGACCGGATGGGTGGCAGGTACGGGGAGCTGAACACGCTCATCGGCCTGGCCGCGGTGCACACGGAACTGGGCGCGCTTGACCGGGCCGAGGACCTGGTGGCGGAGGCGGTGACCCGAGCGGAGTCGTCAGCGGACCACAAGGAGCTCGCCCACGGGCACAACGTGTTCGGCGTCGTGACGCGGGAACGGCAGCGGTTCCACCTGGCGGTGGCCCACCATCACCAGGCGCTGGAACTGAGCCGGGACACCGGGTACGCCCAGTTCGAGACCGACGCGCTGCTCGGCCTGGCCGACACACATCACGCGATGGGGGAACCGCGGCTCGCGCTCGACCACGCGCTGGCCGCGCTCACCCTGGCCGCCGAGGTCGGTTACGGCGTCCGGCTCGGCCAGGCGCACACCTCGCTCGCCCGGATCCACCTCGACCTCGGCGAGCTGCCGACCGCCCGCGCGCACGCCGCCAAAGCCCTTGCCAGCCACCGGAAAACCGGGCACCGCCCCGGCGAGGAGCGCACCGTGGAGGTGCTGGCCCAGATCGCCGAGGCGGAGCGGGAGAGCTAG
- a CDS encoding SulP family inorganic anion transporter, translating to MISAPRPRHRSSEHTTSSRPPVHSPPGVTSGNRLLSLLRHDLPASLVVLLTAVPLSLGIAAASGAPLMAGLIAAVVGGVVAGSLSGAPLQISGAATGLTVIVAGLVHQYGFAATAGITVAAGLLQLLLGLSRIGRAALSLSPAVVHGLLAGIGVVIAISQLHVVLGGQPQTSVLANLRDLPAQLAAHHDSAFLIGLIAIAVLLLWPRLPRVRRVPAALVAVAVATAVAWIFRLDLPRVDLPEQPLAAFTLPVLPEGTPSGIALSVLLVAAVASVESLLSAVAVDRLHTGPRADLDRELVAQGVANMASGALGGLPIAGGIVRSSTNVAAGARSRASTILHGLWVAAFVLVLAGLLERIPLAALAAVLVVSGVQLVRLSHLRELWRHREFPVYAVTFAGVVFLDLVQGVTLGILLALALALYRLTHATIRVNPPAEGEDTWSVSVRGALVFLGVARLTGELHRVPEGAKVLLTLHVDYLDHAAYEAIHGWCRTHERLGGTVTVSEDHGDTWFHRDRHSRAEQRRSLPGPLLRWFAPWSVWQHRDGDSAAAALIPRPRAASGALDDSMLLGVHEFERSCAPLARPFFAELANGQSPRQLFVTCADSRVVPNLITTSGPGDLFTLRNIGNLVPRQDEGPADASVGATVEYAVDVLKVAAIVVCGHSDCGAMKAGLSGAARTGSRLAEWLRHIQPSLIRFHAVEQDMGLAAHDRLSVANVVQQLDNLMTFPVVREAVLAGRLNLIGMFFDIAGPRMYLVDQQTGRLAPVTSGATT from the coding sequence ATGATCAGCGCACCCCGTCCCCGGCACCGCAGCAGCGAGCACACCACCTCCAGCCGGCCACCCGTGCACTCCCCGCCCGGTGTGACCAGCGGAAACCGACTGCTCAGCCTGCTCCGCCACGACCTGCCCGCCTCCCTGGTCGTGTTGCTCACCGCCGTTCCGCTCTCCCTCGGCATCGCCGCGGCCTCCGGCGCCCCGCTGATGGCAGGCCTGATCGCCGCCGTCGTCGGCGGTGTGGTCGCCGGGTCGCTCAGCGGGGCCCCGCTCCAGATCAGCGGGGCCGCCACCGGACTGACCGTCATCGTCGCCGGGCTGGTGCACCAGTACGGGTTCGCCGCCACCGCCGGGATCACCGTCGCGGCCGGGCTGCTGCAACTGCTGCTGGGCCTGTCCAGGATCGGCCGGGCCGCCCTGTCCCTCTCCCCCGCCGTGGTGCACGGCCTGCTCGCCGGGATCGGCGTGGTCATCGCGATCAGCCAGCTGCACGTGGTGCTCGGCGGGCAGCCGCAGACCTCGGTGCTGGCCAACCTGCGCGACCTGCCAGCCCAGCTCGCCGCGCACCACGACTCGGCCTTCCTGATCGGCCTGATCGCCATCGCCGTGCTGCTGCTGTGGCCGCGCCTGCCCAGGGTGCGCCGGGTGCCGGCGGCGCTGGTCGCGGTCGCGGTGGCCACCGCGGTGGCCTGGATCTTCCGCCTCGACCTGCCCAGGGTGGACCTGCCCGAGCAGCCGCTGGCCGCCTTCACCCTGCCCGTGCTGCCCGAGGGCACGCCCAGCGGGATCGCGCTGTCCGTGCTGCTGGTCGCCGCGGTGGCCAGCGTGGAGTCGCTGCTGTCCGCGGTCGCGGTGGACCGGCTGCACACCGGCCCGCGCGCCGACCTGGACCGCGAGCTGGTCGCCCAGGGCGTGGCCAACATGGCCTCCGGCGCGCTCGGCGGGCTGCCCATCGCCGGCGGCATCGTGCGCTCCTCCACCAACGTCGCCGCCGGGGCCCGCAGCCGCGCCTCGACCATCCTGCACGGGCTGTGGGTGGCCGCCTTCGTGCTGGTCCTGGCCGGTCTGCTGGAGCGCATCCCGCTGGCCGCGCTGGCCGCGGTGCTGGTGGTCTCCGGCGTGCAGCTGGTCCGGCTGAGCCACCTGCGCGAGCTGTGGCGGCACCGCGAGTTCCCGGTGTACGCGGTCACCTTCGCCGGGGTGGTCTTCCTGGACCTGGTCCAGGGCGTCACCCTGGGCATCCTGCTGGCCCTCGCGCTGGCCCTCTACCGGCTGACGCACGCCACGATCCGGGTGAACCCGCCTGCCGAGGGTGAGGACACCTGGTCGGTGAGCGTGCGCGGCGCGCTGGTCTTCCTCGGCGTGGCCCGGCTGACCGGCGAGCTGCACCGCGTGCCGGAGGGGGCGAAGGTGCTGCTCACCCTGCACGTGGACTACCTGGACCACGCCGCCTACGAGGCCATCCACGGCTGGTGCCGCACGCACGAGCGGCTCGGCGGCACGGTGACCGTCAGCGAGGACCACGGCGACACCTGGTTCCACCGCGACCGGCACAGCCGCGCCGAGCAGCGCCGCTCGCTGCCCGGACCGCTGCTGCGCTGGTTCGCGCCCTGGTCGGTGTGGCAGCACCGGGACGGCGACTCGGCGGCCGCGGCGCTGATCCCCCGGCCGCGTGCGGCCTCCGGCGCGCTGGATGACTCGATGCTGCTGGGCGTGCACGAGTTCGAGCGCAGCTGCGCGCCGCTGGCCCGGCCGTTCTTCGCCGAGCTGGCCAACGGGCAGAGCCCCCGGCAACTCTTCGTGACCTGCGCGGACTCCAGGGTGGTGCCCAACCTGATCACCACCAGCGGACCGGGTGACCTGTTCACCCTGCGCAACATCGGCAACCTGGTGCCCCGGCAGGACGAGGGACCGGCGGACGCCTCGGTGGGCGCCACCGTGGAGTACGCGGTGGACGTGCTGAAGGTGGCGGCCATCGTGGTCTGCGGGCACTCCGACTGCGGCGCGATGAAGGCCGGTCTCTCCGGCGCGGCCCGCACCGGGTCCCGGCTGGCGGAGTGGCTGCGGCACATCCAGCCCAGCCTGATCCGCTTCCACGCCGTCGAGCAGGACATGGGGCTGGCCGCGCACGACCGGCTCAGCGTGGCCAACGTGGTGCAGCAGCTGGACAACCTGATGACCTTCCCGGTGGTCAGGGAGGCGGTGCTGGCCGGGCGGCTCAACCTCATCGGCATGTTCTTCGACATCGCCGGCCCGCGGATGTACCTGGTGGACCAGCAGACCGGCAGGCTGGCCCCGGTCACCTCCGGCGCGACCACCTGA
- a CDS encoding SigB/SigF/SigG family RNA polymerase sigma factor: MTQADHTAEPQSSDSGRYDHLKPLFSEFAALAADDPRRSQLRDALVTGHLPVAKHIARRFSQRGEPQEDLIQVATLGLINAVDRFDPERGVDFLSFAVPTVMGEVRRHFRDASWAVRVPRRLKELHLSISAATSELSQRLGRAPTPSEIATHLQLTREEVYEGLEATNAYRSASLDDLLIADDDSVSLGDALGEEDSGLAEVEYRESLQPLLAQLPERERTIVVLRFFGNMTQTQIADRVGISQMHVSRLLGRTLATLREKLMDEESG, encoded by the coding sequence GTGACCCAGGCCGACCACACGGCCGAGCCGCAGTCCAGCGACTCCGGCCGATACGACCACCTGAAGCCGCTGTTCAGCGAGTTCGCCGCGCTGGCAGCGGATGACCCTCGCCGGTCCCAGCTGCGCGACGCGCTGGTCACCGGGCACCTGCCGGTGGCCAAGCACATCGCGCGCCGGTTCAGCCAGCGCGGCGAGCCGCAGGAGGACCTGATCCAGGTCGCCACGCTCGGCCTGATCAACGCGGTGGACCGGTTCGACCCGGAGCGCGGCGTGGACTTCCTGTCCTTCGCAGTGCCCACCGTGATGGGCGAGGTGCGCAGGCACTTCCGGGACGCCAGCTGGGCGGTCCGGGTGCCCAGGCGGCTCAAGGAGCTGCACCTGTCGATCAGCGCGGCCACCAGCGAGCTGTCCCAGCGGCTCGGTCGCGCGCCGACGCCCAGCGAGATCGCCACCCACCTCCAGCTCACCCGCGAGGAGGTCTACGAGGGCCTGGAGGCCACCAACGCCTACCGCAGCGCCTCCCTGGACGACCTGCTCATCGCCGATGACGACTCGGTCTCCCTGGGCGACGCGCTCGGCGAGGAGGACTCCGGGCTGGCCGAGGTGGAGTACCGCGAGTCGCTGCAACCGCTGCTGGCCCAGCTGCCGGAGCGGGAGCGGACCATCGTGGTGCTGCGGTTCTTCGGCAACATGACGCAGACCCAGATCGCGGACCGGGTCGGCATCTCGCAGATGCACGTCTCCCGGCTGCTCGGCCGCACGCTGGCCACGCTGCGGGAGAAGCTGATGGACGAGGAGTCCGGCTAG
- a CDS encoding STAS domain-containing protein, with amino-acid sequence MTEHIQQAHPIDLPGDEVADTTASHRPGGIVVITVVGELDMSSTPAFQELLGAEVDESCRRLVVDLTGVSFLGSSGLAALVEARQVVQRQDAELRLVCATHAVTRPLHATGLGEVFDIHQTLDGALS; translated from the coding sequence GTGACCGAGCACATCCAGCAGGCTCACCCCATCGACCTGCCAGGGGACGAGGTGGCCGACACCACCGCCTCGCACCGGCCGGGCGGCATCGTGGTGATCACCGTGGTCGGCGAGCTGGACATGTCCTCCACCCCGGCCTTCCAGGAACTGCTCGGCGCCGAGGTGGACGAGAGCTGCCGCAGGCTGGTGGTGGACCTCACCGGGGTCAGCTTCCTCGGCTCAAGCGGGCTGGCCGCGCTGGTGGAGGCCCGCCAGGTGGTGCAGCGGCAGGACGCCGAGCTGCGCCTGGTCTGCGCCACCCACGCGGTGACCCGCCCGCTGCACGCCACCGGCCTCGGCGAGGTCTTCGACATCCACCAGACCCTCGACGGCGCGCTGTCCTGA
- a CDS encoding class I SAM-dependent methyltransferase, with product MAIPRDYDDNPDRYRRGMTASPGAPDLYAALAAELPDGGAVLDVGCAEGVLSRAVAAGSHRPRLLVGLDRSATMLRAHPGPAVRACATALPFADGAFDVVVAANSFCHLTDPRPALREARRVLAEGGLFLAATIAHSDSPELAPVWKPPRTAFDAEDAPGLVRAVFDRVEVRPWDAPMVHLPDPPAVRNYLVARLMPPAEAEISARWVEVPLTVTKRGALILAR from the coding sequence ATGGCCATCCCGCGCGACTACGACGACAACCCGGACCGCTACCGGCGCGGCATGACCGCCTCGCCGGGCGCGCCGGACCTGTACGCGGCGCTCGCCGCCGAGCTGCCGGACGGCGGCGCGGTGCTGGACGTGGGCTGCGCCGAGGGCGTGCTCAGCCGCGCGGTGGCCGCCGGCAGCCACCGGCCGCGGCTGCTGGTCGGCCTGGACCGCTCGGCCACCATGCTGCGCGCCCACCCCGGCCCCGCCGTGCGCGCCTGCGCGACCGCGCTGCCCTTCGCCGACGGCGCCTTCGACGTGGTGGTGGCCGCCAACTCCTTCTGCCACCTCACCGATCCGCGCCCCGCGCTGCGCGAGGCCCGCCGGGTGCTGGCCGAGGGCGGCCTCTTCCTGGCCGCCACCATCGCGCACAGCGACTCGCCCGAGCTGGCCCCGGTGTGGAAGCCGCCGCGCACCGCCTTCGACGCCGAGGACGCGCCCGGCCTGGTGCGCGCGGTGTTCGACCGGGTCGAGGTGCGGCCGTGGGACGCGCCCATGGTCCACCTGCCCGACCCGCCCGCGGTCCGGAACTACCTGGTGGCCAGGCTGATGCCCCCGGCCGAGGCCGAGATCAGCGCGCGCTGGGTGGAGGTCCCGCTGACGGTCACCAAACGAGGCGCGCTGATCTTGGCCCGCTAG
- a CDS encoding glycosyltransferase → MRIAMVSDPTVSDQDPQVTRLAAGLTGAGHRVTVYTRSDKESLPMGEFTEFLARRFRQRPPDLVHAHCWTAGLAALMAAANAGAPLVQTYHGLGAGQSDRHTIERMLGRKAQLVLAGDNDERDRLVRMGVPRGRISVVPCGIDLNRFHPEGEVATRGARHRLLGLGAVVPGHGFDRIIEVLPAVPDTELVLATPNSRSTVDGDELRRIKQLAQARGVADRVHLLGMVTARALPPLLRSADALMCLPRNGSCGSLPLAAMACGTAVIATGEGELADTVVHGVTGLHVRPEDPRGLAKALRGFLADPAMIESCGVAGRDRVSARYSWDRVVADTDRVYERVVAGDVVPAQRRGR, encoded by the coding sequence ATGAGGATCGCGATGGTGTCCGACCCGACCGTCTCCGACCAGGACCCACAGGTGACCAGACTGGCCGCCGGGCTGACCGGCGCGGGCCACCGGGTGACCGTGTACACCCGGTCGGACAAGGAGTCGCTACCCATGGGGGAGTTCACCGAATTCCTCGCCCGGCGGTTCCGGCAGCGGCCGCCGGACCTGGTGCACGCGCACTGCTGGACCGCCGGACTTGCCGCGCTGATGGCCGCCGCCAACGCGGGCGCCCCGCTGGTGCAGACCTACCACGGCCTCGGCGCCGGGCAGAGCGACCGGCACACGATCGAACGCATGCTGGGCCGCAAAGCCCAGCTGGTGCTGGCCGGGGACAACGACGAACGGGACCGCCTGGTGCGCATGGGCGTGCCGCGCGGCCGGATCAGCGTGGTGCCCTGCGGCATCGACCTGAACCGCTTCCACCCCGAGGGCGAGGTGGCCACCCGGGGGGCCCGGCACCGGCTGCTGGGCCTGGGCGCGGTGGTGCCCGGCCACGGTTTCGACCGGATCATCGAGGTGCTGCCCGCGGTGCCGGACACCGAGCTGGTGCTGGCCACCCCCAACAGCAGGTCCACAGTGGACGGCGACGAGCTGCGCAGGATCAAGCAGCTGGCGCAGGCCAGGGGCGTGGCCGACCGGGTGCACCTGCTGGGCATGGTCACCGCCCGCGCGCTGCCCCCGCTGCTGCGCTCGGCGGACGCGCTGATGTGCTTGCCCCGCAACGGTTCCTGCGGATCCCTGCCGCTGGCCGCGATGGCCTGCGGCACCGCGGTGATCGCCACCGGCGAGGGCGAGCTGGCCGACACCGTGGTGCACGGCGTCACCGGGCTGCACGTGCGCCCCGAGGACCCGCGCGGACTGGCCAAGGCGCTGCGCGGTTTCCTGGCCGACCCGGCGATGATCGAGTCCTGCGGGGTGGCCGGGCGGGACCGGGTCAGCGCCCGCTACTCCTGGGACCGGGTGGTCGCCGACACCGACCGGGTCTACGAGCGGGTGGTGGCCGGCGACGTGGTGCCAGCGCAGCGGCGGGGCCGCTGA
- a CDS encoding ATP-binding protein translates to MTVSQPDSTSEPAIPPVEVRIAATALQISSVRAVAADLAMREDFDLDAIADLKLAVDEVCSTLVRLAAPGVVLSCEFRPAAGEITVRAGVLSAGDALPRKDSFGWQVLTTLTDSVQATVEPAQDGFHLVRIELAKRSNSVVGG, encoded by the coding sequence GTGACCGTGTCGCAGCCCGATTCGACTTCCGAACCGGCCATTCCCCCGGTGGAGGTGCGCATCGCCGCCACCGCACTGCAGATCTCCTCGGTGCGCGCGGTCGCCGCGGACCTCGCCATGCGCGAGGACTTCGACCTGGACGCGATCGCCGACCTCAAGCTGGCCGTGGACGAGGTGTGCTCGACCCTGGTCCGGCTGGCCGCGCCGGGAGTCGTGCTCAGCTGTGAGTTCCGGCCGGCCGCCGGGGAGATCACGGTGCGCGCGGGCGTGCTGTCGGCCGGCGACGCGCTGCCCCGCAAGGACTCCTTCGGCTGGCAGGTGCTCACCACCCTCACCGACTCGGTGCAGGCCACCGTGGAACCGGCTCAGGACGGTTTCCACCTGGTCCGCATCGAGCTGGCGAAGAGGAGCAACTCGGTGGTGGGCGGGTGA